The following are encoded in a window of Chitinophaga sp. H8 genomic DNA:
- a CDS encoding 1,4-dihydroxy-6-naphthoate synthase, with the protein MHLSLGFSPCPNDTFIFDALVNNKIDTKGFTFDTRLEDVETLNNWALQGKLMITKLSFAVYLKVKEQYTLLNSGSALGRGCGPLLIAKKPITHEDIKDLKIAIPGENTTANLLFSIAFPAAKNKQVMLFSDIENAVLNGTVDAGVIIHENRFTYQQKGLVKLMDMGEFWETTTGSPIPLGGIFIRKDIPAAVQAQVDALIHESLQHAYTGYPQLSEYVKAHAQEMEEAVMRQHIDLYVNDFSLDLGKEGNEAVEKLMATAAQL; encoded by the coding sequence ATGCATTTATCATTAGGATTTTCACCCTGCCCCAACGATACTTTTATCTTTGATGCACTGGTGAATAATAAAATAGATACTAAAGGATTTACTTTCGATACCCGGCTGGAAGATGTGGAAACACTTAACAATTGGGCTTTACAGGGAAAGCTGATGATCACCAAGCTGAGCTTCGCTGTATACCTGAAAGTAAAGGAACAATATACATTACTGAACAGCGGCAGCGCCTTGGGCCGTGGATGCGGACCATTGCTTATTGCTAAAAAACCTATTACACACGAAGACATCAAAGACCTGAAAATTGCTATTCCGGGAGAAAATACTACTGCCAATCTCCTTTTCTCCATTGCATTCCCTGCGGCCAAAAACAAGCAGGTAATGCTGTTTTCAGATATTGAAAATGCTGTGCTCAATGGTACTGTAGATGCTGGTGTAATTATCCATGAAAACCGCTTTACCTATCAGCAAAAAGGTCTGGTGAAATTAATGGACATGGGAGAATTCTGGGAAACCACTACAGGCAGCCCTATACCGTTAGGAGGGATTTTTATCCGTAAAGATATACCTGCTGCTGTACAGGCACAGGTAGATGCACTGATCCATGAAAGTTTGCAGCATGCATACACCGGATATCCGCAACTTTCCGAATATGTAAAAGCGCATGCACAGGAAATGGAAGAGGCCGTTATGCGCCAGCATATTGACTTGTATGTAAATGATTTCAGCCTGGATTTAGGCAAGGAAGGCAACGAAGCCGTAGAAAAACTGATGGCCACAGCAGCACAACTGTAA
- a CDS encoding DinB family protein, whose amino-acid sequence MKEILFGYAAYNYWANQKLAHVLRKLEKPAADQELVSSFPSIRKTVYHLWCAESMWYQRLQLAEKAVDPTIHFEGDFEEAIDHWLHQSRLLRDWVKHATAVRLEHTLAYIDRAKEYHKVPVKDVLLHIFNHTSYHRGQLVTLLRQVGVSKIPGMDYDDFTQGKK is encoded by the coding sequence ATGAAGGAAATCCTATTTGGCTATGCTGCTTATAATTACTGGGCCAATCAAAAGCTTGCCCATGTGCTCCGTAAGCTGGAAAAGCCAGCAGCGGACCAGGAGCTGGTAAGCAGCTTTCCGTCTATACGCAAAACGGTTTATCATTTGTGGTGTGCAGAGAGTATGTGGTACCAGCGTTTACAGCTGGCCGAGAAAGCAGTGGATCCTACTATTCATTTTGAAGGTGATTTTGAGGAGGCGATTGATCACTGGCTGCATCAGTCCCGCCTGCTCAGGGATTGGGTAAAGCATGCTACTGCGGTAAGACTGGAACATACCCTGGCATATATTGACCGGGCCAAAGAGTATCATAAAGTACCCGTGAAGGATGTATTGCTGCATATATTCAACCATACCAGTTATCACCGCGGACAATTGGTGACCTTGCTGCGGCAGGTAGGCGTCAGTAAAATTCCGGGGATGGATTATGATGACTTTACCCAGGGGAAGAAATAA
- a CDS encoding aminotransferase class IV — MQVGFLCYNGKFTPAADPILTADNRSFRYGDGCFETMKVYQGKVLLPDLHFERLFATLNLLHFDIPQHFTKDYFTKLILELCARNNASPLARIRVTVFRSDGGLYDPLNNLPNFIIQCWELSKQILELNENGLVLDVFPDVKKSCDKLSSIKSNNCLPYVMAAMYAKQHRLNEAVLMNQYGRIADSTIANVFIVHQKTIITPPLSEGGVCGVMRKHLLTRDLPFKVIEQPLTIADLETADEIFLTNAIYGVRWVGLFRDSSYGNATAVVLHELLHEVMM, encoded by the coding sequence GTGCAAGTTGGTTTTTTATGTTACAATGGCAAGTTTACGCCTGCAGCTGATCCTATTTTAACGGCCGATAACCGTTCCTTCCGCTATGGTGATGGCTGTTTTGAAACCATGAAAGTGTATCAGGGAAAAGTATTATTACCTGATCTCCATTTTGAACGGTTATTTGCTACCTTGAACTTACTGCATTTCGATATTCCCCAGCATTTCACTAAAGATTATTTTACCAAGCTAATACTGGAGTTGTGTGCGCGTAATAATGCTTCCCCGCTGGCCAGGATCAGGGTAACTGTTTTCAGATCTGATGGTGGATTGTATGACCCGCTTAATAATTTGCCCAATTTTATTATTCAATGCTGGGAGCTGAGCAAACAGATCCTTGAGTTAAATGAAAATGGATTGGTGCTGGATGTGTTTCCGGATGTGAAAAAAAGCTGTGATAAATTATCCAGTATCAAATCAAACAATTGCCTGCCTTATGTGATGGCAGCCATGTATGCCAAACAGCATCGTCTGAATGAAGCAGTGCTGATGAATCAATACGGAAGAATCGCAGACAGCACGATTGCCAATGTGTTTATTGTACATCAAAAAACAATTATCACCCCTCCCTTGTCAGAAGGTGGTGTATGCGGCGTTATGCGCAAACATTTACTTACCAGGGATTTACCATTTAAAGTAATAGAGCAACCCCTTACTATCGCAGACCTGGAAACGGCAGACGAGATTTTCCTTACCAATGCCATTTATGGTGTACGGTGGGTAGGTCTTTTCAGAGATAGCAGCTATGGCAATGCTACTGCCGTAGTTTTGCATGAACTTCTGCATGAAGTGATGATGTAA
- a CDS encoding GNAT family N-acetyltransferase: MNITIRVARKEDCPRLMELIRELAEYEKAPQAVTVTLEHFEEAGFGENPVWKAFVAVNTADGIETIIGFALYYIRYSTWKGSRLYLEDIIITEKWRSKRIGSMLFDKLIAETQEKKLSGMTWQVLEWNKPAIRFYKRYRAHFETDWWNASIEL; this comes from the coding sequence ATGAATATAACTATCAGGGTTGCACGAAAGGAAGATTGTCCAAGGTTAATGGAATTAATCAGAGAACTGGCAGAATATGAAAAAGCCCCCCAGGCAGTGACCGTTACACTGGAACATTTTGAAGAGGCCGGATTTGGTGAAAATCCGGTATGGAAAGCTTTTGTGGCGGTAAATACAGCAGATGGGATCGAAACAATTATAGGATTTGCCCTGTATTATATCCGCTATTCTACCTGGAAAGGGTCCCGGCTTTACCTGGAAGATATTATCATTACTGAAAAATGGAGAAGCAAACGGATAGGCAGCATGCTGTTCGACAAGCTGATAGCAGAAACCCAGGAAAAGAAACTAAGCGGGATGACCTGGCAGGTGCTGGAATGGAATAAACCTGCTATCAGATTCTACAAAAGATACCGTGCCCATTTTGAAACAGACTGGTGGAATGCCAGCATCGAACTTTAA
- a CDS encoding 6-pyruvoyl trahydropterin synthase family protein, with protein sequence MIYLTRVENFNAAHKLSNPGWSKDKNEEVFGKCANENWHGHNYELHVTIKGNPDAETGFVFNAKTLGEIIKDVVIEKVDHRNLNMDVDFMKGKFTSAENLAIAIWEQLEKHLPEGVMLHCIKLYETPRIYVEYFGGK encoded by the coding sequence ATGATTTATTTAACGCGTGTGGAGAACTTCAATGCAGCGCATAAGTTGTCCAACCCGGGATGGAGTAAAGATAAAAATGAAGAGGTATTTGGCAAATGTGCCAATGAGAACTGGCATGGCCATAACTATGAGTTGCATGTAACCATAAAAGGTAATCCTGATGCTGAAACGGGGTTTGTTTTTAATGCGAAGACCCTGGGAGAAATCATAAAGGATGTGGTCATTGAAAAGGTAGATCACCGTAACCTGAATATGGATGTAGACTTCATGAAAGGGAAGTTTACTTCTGCCGAGAACCTGGCAATTGCTATATGGGAGCAGTTGGAAAAGCATCTGCCCGAAGGAGTGATGCTGCATTGCATCAAACTGTATGAAACCCCACGTATATATGTGGAGTATTTTGGAGGAAAGTAA
- a CDS encoding cryptochrome/photolyase family protein, with translation MHTTVNLCWFRRDLRLEDQAALYHALQSKHPVVPVFVFDKHILDDLEDKHDRRVTFIHAVLEEIQTRLLKMGSTLHVFYGTPMEAFQYWTTHYQVAEVFTNHDYEPYAKERDTAIAGFLKEKGIRFHTFKDQVIFEKNEVIKDNGAPYTVFTPYSRKWKTVLSDFYLKSYPVQKHIANCYQQPPVKIPTITDIGFLPGEAHFPARQLQEDLIAHYHETRDFPGVRGTSRLGLHLRFGTISIRRLAQRANTLNETFLNELIWRDFYQMILWHFPHVVGQSFKKEYDKIQWRNNESEFQSWCNGQTGYPIVDAGMRELNATGFMHNRVRMITASFLVKHLLIDWRWGEAYFAKYLLDYDLAANNGGWQWAAGSGCDAAPYFRVFNPTLQMQKFDKAQHYIRQWVPEFDTLQYVAPMVSHEMARKRVLEAYAKALKR, from the coding sequence ATGCATACTACTGTTAATTTATGCTGGTTCCGCCGTGATTTAAGACTGGAAGATCAGGCAGCGTTATATCATGCATTGCAATCAAAACATCCGGTGGTGCCGGTATTTGTTTTTGACAAGCATATACTGGACGATCTGGAAGATAAGCACGATAGGAGGGTTACCTTCATTCATGCTGTTCTGGAAGAAATACAAACGCGGCTGCTGAAAATGGGAAGTACCCTGCATGTATTTTACGGTACTCCTATGGAGGCGTTTCAATATTGGACTACTCATTATCAGGTAGCGGAAGTATTTACGAACCATGATTACGAGCCTTATGCCAAAGAACGTGATACCGCCATTGCCGGGTTTTTAAAAGAGAAAGGAATCAGATTCCATACGTTTAAGGACCAGGTGATTTTTGAAAAGAACGAAGTGATAAAGGATAACGGAGCGCCCTACACGGTATTTACACCGTACAGCAGAAAATGGAAAACTGTGTTGAGTGATTTTTATCTGAAATCTTATCCCGTACAAAAGCATATCGCTAATTGCTATCAACAACCACCTGTTAAAATCCCCACGATTACGGATATTGGTTTTCTGCCGGGGGAAGCACATTTTCCTGCCAGGCAGTTACAGGAAGATCTGATAGCGCATTATCATGAAACGAGAGACTTTCCCGGAGTAAGGGGCACTTCGAGATTAGGGCTGCATTTACGTTTTGGTACCATCAGCATAAGGAGGTTGGCACAGCGGGCAAATACGTTGAACGAAACATTTCTGAATGAATTGATCTGGCGTGATTTTTATCAGATGATCCTTTGGCACTTCCCGCATGTAGTAGGCCAGTCTTTTAAAAAGGAGTATGATAAGATCCAATGGCGTAATAATGAAAGCGAATTTCAAAGCTGGTGTAACGGGCAAACGGGGTATCCTATTGTAGATGCCGGTATGCGTGAGCTGAATGCTACCGGGTTTATGCATAACCGGGTACGGATGATTACAGCAAGTTTTTTGGTTAAACACTTACTGATTGACTGGCGTTGGGGAGAGGCATACTTTGCGAAATACCTGCTGGATTATGATCTGGCAGCTAATAATGGCGGATGGCAATGGGCAGCTGGTTCGGGATGTGACGCCGCCCCTTATTTCAGGGTATTTAACCCAACCCTGCAAATGCAGAAGTTTGATAAAGCACAGCATTATATTCGGCAATGGGTACCAGAATTTGACACGCTTCAATATGTGGCGCCCATGGTATCGCATGAGATGGCCCGTAAGCGGGTATTGGAAGCGTATGCCAAAGCCCTGAAGCGATAA
- the fabD gene encoding ACP S-malonyltransferase: MKHAYVFPGQGSQFPGMGKNLYETNEKARELFEKANEILGFRISDIMFTGTDEDLKQTKVTQPAVFLHAVIAFLCAPEARPDMVAGHSLGEFTALVANGTLSFEDALKLVAVRANAMQKACEATPSTMAAVLALDDAKVEEICLAVTNETGEVVVPANYNCPGQLVISGTVKGIDIACERMKAAGAKRALVLPVGGAFHSPLMAPAKEELQAAIEKAVFNTPTCPVYQNVVAKAVSAPAEIKQNLIDQLTGAVRWTQSVQAMIADGGTEFTEVGPGKVLQGLIQKIQKDTVVNGIS; the protein is encoded by the coding sequence ATGAAGCACGCATACGTATTCCCTGGTCAGGGATCTCAGTTTCCGGGCATGGGCAAAAATTTGTATGAAACAAATGAAAAAGCCAGGGAGTTGTTTGAAAAGGCGAATGAGATTTTAGGTTTCCGCATCTCAGATATCATGTTTACTGGTACAGATGAAGATCTGAAACAAACCAAGGTAACCCAGCCGGCTGTTTTTCTGCATGCAGTGATTGCTTTTTTATGTGCGCCTGAAGCCCGGCCTGACATGGTAGCCGGACATTCATTAGGCGAATTTACGGCACTGGTAGCCAATGGTACCTTGTCGTTTGAAGATGCTTTAAAGCTGGTAGCGGTACGTGCCAATGCGATGCAAAAAGCATGTGAGGCGACTCCTTCCACCATGGCAGCGGTACTGGCGCTGGATGACGCTAAGGTAGAAGAGATTTGTCTGGCGGTAACCAATGAAACCGGTGAAGTAGTAGTACCTGCCAATTATAACTGTCCCGGACAGCTGGTTATTTCCGGTACCGTAAAAGGAATTGATATTGCCTGTGAGCGGATGAAGGCGGCTGGTGCAAAGAGAGCATTGGTATTGCCGGTAGGTGGTGCTTTCCATTCTCCCTTAATGGCACCTGCCAAGGAAGAACTGCAGGCAGCTATTGAAAAAGCAGTATTTAATACACCTACCTGCCCTGTTTATCAGAATGTGGTGGCAAAAGCAGTAAGTGCCCCTGCAGAGATTAAACAAAACCTGATAGATCAGCTCACCGGCGCAGTAAGATGGACACAATCCGTGCAGGCCATGATTGCCGACGGAGGTACCGAATTTACCGAGGTAGGGCCCGGTAAAGTATTACAAGGCCTGATACAAAAGATCCAGAAAGACACGGTGGTAAATGGAATCAGCTAA
- a CDS encoding GNAT family N-acetyltransferase, with protein sequence MHILNTGGFHDLQAVTLPDICDTFNAAFSDYIVPVQLTLPLLKQKIQGENLRLDYSMGAFDGPTLAGFMLHGVDNVLQPKVLYNGGTGVIPAYRGQRLVQQLYTQAMPYYRQKGIKKILLEVIQTNQPAIKAYQNSGFEQKRLVHCYKGAVTTASSVPGVTITLNATPNWSLMAAYSDMEPCWSNAIPAIQREQAFTTSWEASLDGQSAGFISVHLASKRIRQIAVHPNLRRRGIGSALLQHAASQLGNPLSIINIDDHYPAMNQLLLKTGFIHTLSQYEMVLNL encoded by the coding sequence ATGCATATTTTGAATACCGGTGGGTTCCATGATCTGCAGGCAGTTACCCTGCCTGATATCTGTGATACATTTAACGCCGCTTTCAGCGATTATATCGTTCCGGTACAGCTTACACTCCCCCTGCTGAAACAGAAGATACAAGGGGAAAACCTCCGGCTGGACTATTCCATGGGTGCTTTTGATGGTCCCACCCTGGCAGGCTTTATGCTACATGGCGTAGATAATGTATTACAGCCCAAAGTATTGTACAACGGCGGAACAGGGGTCATTCCTGCATACCGTGGCCAACGCCTGGTCCAACAATTATATACCCAGGCGATGCCCTATTACCGGCAAAAAGGTATTAAAAAAATACTCCTGGAAGTGATACAAACCAATCAGCCAGCTATCAAAGCCTACCAAAACAGCGGATTTGAACAAAAGAGGCTGGTCCATTGCTACAAGGGGGCAGTTACGACAGCCTCATCTGTTCCGGGCGTAACGATTACGCTCAACGCTACCCCCAACTGGTCGCTGATGGCAGCCTACAGTGATATGGAACCCTGCTGGTCCAATGCCATCCCTGCCATACAAAGGGAACAGGCTTTTACTACTTCCTGGGAGGCATCCCTCGACGGCCAGTCTGCAGGCTTTATCAGCGTACACCTGGCCAGTAAACGCATCCGGCAAATAGCGGTACATCCAAACCTCAGACGACGGGGTATTGGTAGTGCCCTGTTACAACATGCTGCCTCCCAACTTGGTAACCCATTGTCTATCATTAACATAGATGATCACTACCCCGCAATGAACCAGTTGCTGCTAAAAACAGGCTTTATCCATACGTTATCTCAATATGAGATGGTATTAAATCTATAG
- the folE gene encoding GTP cyclohydrolase I FolE: MAYIRKESYDEQVTVGLMENYRECLKLIGEDPDREGLVKTPERMAKAVQYLTQGYQLDAKAILNGAKFTEAYSEMVIVKDIELFSMCEHHMLPFFGKAHVAYIPNGYITGLSKLARVVDVFARRLQVQERMTHQILEAIQDTLEPLGVAVVIEAQHLCMMMRGVQKQNSITTTSAFSGQFEDGRTRSEFMRLIGR; encoded by the coding sequence ATGGCATACATTAGAAAAGAATCTTATGATGAGCAGGTAACAGTAGGTTTGATGGAGAATTACCGGGAGTGTTTGAAGCTGATAGGAGAGGATCCGGATAGGGAAGGGCTGGTTAAAACACCGGAGCGTATGGCCAAAGCTGTACAATACCTGACACAAGGGTATCAGCTGGATGCAAAGGCTATACTGAATGGCGCCAAGTTTACAGAGGCGTATAGTGAAATGGTGATTGTAAAAGATATTGAGCTTTTTTCCATGTGCGAGCATCATATGCTGCCGTTTTTTGGTAAAGCACATGTAGCATATATCCCCAATGGTTATATTACCGGATTGAGCAAGCTGGCACGTGTGGTAGATGTATTTGCCCGCCGCCTGCAGGTGCAGGAGCGTATGACCCACCAGATCCTGGAAGCTATACAGGATACCCTGGAGCCATTAGGAGTAGCAGTAGTGATTGAAGCGCAGCATCTTTGTATGATGATGCGGGGTGTACAAAAGCAAAATTCTATTACCACTACCTCTGCTTTTTCCGGACAGTTTGAAGATGGCCGAACCCGCAGTGAGTTTATGAGGCTGATTGGGCGGTAA
- a CDS encoding NUDIX hydrolase, giving the protein MNLQSFYEEVPRHLVAVDCIIFGFDESKLKLLVIERKVDPMKGEWSLVGGFVQTGESIDAAAARVLKQTTGLENIFMDQLHCYGEVDRDSGARVIAAAYYALIRIQEHDHQLAEEHGAHWLELHQMPELIFDHSRMIADALKRLRDNARFHPVGFELLPEKFTLSQLRTMYEEIYQETLDKRNFRKKILSMNILEKLEEKDKSTSKKGAHLYRFDKLQYEQLTKKGFVFEI; this is encoded by the coding sequence ATGAATTTGCAATCATTTTATGAAGAGGTTCCAAGGCATTTGGTAGCAGTAGATTGTATCATCTTTGGTTTTGATGAGAGTAAGTTAAAGCTGTTGGTCATTGAGCGGAAAGTAGATCCTATGAAAGGAGAATGGTCGCTGGTAGGAGGTTTTGTTCAAACCGGAGAGAGCATAGATGCTGCGGCCGCAAGGGTATTAAAACAAACCACCGGGCTGGAGAATATTTTTATGGATCAGCTGCATTGTTATGGTGAGGTGGACCGGGATTCCGGTGCCAGGGTAATTGCAGCAGCCTACTATGCACTGATCAGGATCCAGGAGCATGATCATCAGCTGGCAGAGGAACATGGCGCACATTGGCTGGAATTGCATCAGATGCCGGAGCTGATATTTGACCACAGCAGGATGATAGCAGATGCATTGAAAAGACTACGGGACAATGCCCGTTTTCATCCCGTAGGTTTTGAATTGTTGCCGGAGAAATTTACGTTGTCGCAGCTTCGTACCATGTATGAAGAAATATACCAGGAAACCCTTGATAAGCGTAATTTCCGTAAGAAGATCCTCTCCATGAATATCCTGGAAAAACTGGAAGAAAAAGATAAATCTACTTCAAAGAAAGGTGCTCACCTTTACCGGTTTGATAAGCTGCAATATGAGCAGCTGACCAAGAAAGGGTTTGTGTTTGAAATATAG
- a CDS encoding TIGR00341 family protein — protein MTRMLRWLKHQFNLHMDKEEEAKTIESIVKNVSFKGANLWILAFAIMIASIGLNTNSTAVIIGAMLISPLMGPIMGAGLSLGLNDFELLKRSLKNLLIATIISLITSTIYFLLSPISEARSELLARTQPTIYDVLIAFFGGLAGIVAVTRIEKGNAIPGVAIATALMPPLCTAGYGLASGQWLYFAGAFYLYLINCVFICLATLAIVKYLKYPKKAYVDELRGKRVRRSITIIVVVMLIPSIYLAYTLVMENRFKDNANKYIQQVFEEKHLTVIYKKINYKGTSSSIEIAVLNKKISPQEINNYQQLLTAYGLKHTQLVIHQPSDSTLDINTVKNIIMQDINKDKDANALVIAEQLKQLQAQLKQPAPQQAAYPVAQVSTEAYTLFPQISSLSMADHVRYATTNTEAPADTLTVITVKVKKPLTKAEQEKLRNWLNKRLALKNSALWIQ, from the coding sequence ATGACACGTATGTTACGATGGCTGAAACATCAGTTTAATCTTCACATGGATAAGGAAGAGGAGGCAAAAACCATCGAATCCATTGTGAAGAATGTTTCTTTTAAAGGCGCTAATCTCTGGATTCTCGCTTTTGCAATTATGATTGCATCCATCGGCCTGAACACCAACTCCACGGCAGTGATTATCGGGGCCATGTTAATATCCCCGCTTATGGGCCCCATTATGGGTGCAGGTCTTTCACTGGGATTGAACGACTTTGAGTTATTGAAACGTTCCCTGAAAAATCTGCTCATTGCTACCATTATCAGTTTAATTACTTCCACCATCTATTTTTTACTCAGCCCTATCAGCGAGGCCCGTTCAGAATTACTGGCACGCACACAACCTACTATTTATGATGTACTGATCGCCTTTTTTGGCGGCCTTGCCGGTATTGTGGCGGTAACACGTATCGAAAAGGGGAATGCCATTCCGGGAGTAGCTATCGCCACCGCCCTGATGCCCCCGCTATGTACGGCAGGCTACGGTTTGGCCAGTGGTCAATGGCTCTACTTTGCAGGGGCATTTTATCTATACCTCATTAATTGTGTGTTTATCTGTCTTGCCACACTGGCCATTGTAAAATATCTCAAGTACCCTAAAAAAGCTTACGTAGATGAGCTAAGAGGTAAACGGGTAAGACGTTCCATCACCATCATCGTAGTGGTGATGCTGATTCCCAGCATTTACCTTGCCTATACACTGGTGATGGAAAACCGGTTTAAAGATAATGCCAACAAATACATTCAACAGGTTTTTGAAGAAAAACACCTGACCGTCATCTACAAAAAAATAAACTATAAAGGAACCTCCTCTTCCATAGAAATTGCGGTGCTCAACAAAAAAATATCTCCGCAGGAAATTAATAACTACCAGCAGTTATTAACTGCATACGGATTAAAGCATACACAACTGGTTATTCATCAGCCATCAGATAGCACCCTTGATATCAACACCGTAAAGAACATTATTATGCAGGACATCAATAAAGATAAAGATGCCAATGCACTTGTAATTGCGGAGCAACTGAAACAATTGCAGGCACAATTAAAACAGCCTGCTCCTCAGCAAGCTGCCTATCCTGTAGCACAGGTAAGTACAGAAGCGTATACCCTTTTTCCTCAGATCAGCAGCCTTTCTATGGCAGATCACGTACGCTACGCTACCACCAATACTGAGGCGCCTGCAGATACACTAACCGTTATTACAGTGAAGGTTAAAAAGCCGCTTACCAAAGCGGAACAGGAAAAACTGCGCAACTGGCTGAATAAACGGCTGGCACTAAAAAACAGTGCATTATGGATACAATAG
- the mqnB gene encoding futalosine hydrolase, whose protein sequence is MHFWCNFTGWTQAYTRDHYGELLPPDPDKQSNHFQMNVLVTAATMAEIQPFSHYLKQHGQALSDHHFTFHHCRVSILIGGIGMMHTAYSLGRYLATTRPDIAIQAGIAGCFHRERSLGEVVLVDKEQLADLGAEDDTHFKDLFDIGLWEMNQPPFTEKWLVNTFEGISHLPQLPKATGITVNLVSGSKSTIQKLEEKYAPDVESMEGAAFHYACLMEKIPFLQLRSISNYVEVRDKSKWNIPLAVKQLNEALIKQLIAISL, encoded by the coding sequence ATGCATTTTTGGTGTAATTTTACAGGATGGACCCAGGCATATACAAGGGATCACTACGGTGAACTGCTTCCGCCAGATCCTGATAAACAGTCTAATCATTTTCAGATGAACGTATTGGTTACAGCCGCTACAATGGCGGAAATACAACCTTTCAGCCATTATTTGAAACAACACGGACAGGCGCTATCTGACCATCATTTTACCTTCCACCACTGCCGGGTAAGCATATTAATTGGCGGTATTGGTATGATGCACACGGCATATAGCCTGGGACGCTACCTGGCTACCACCCGTCCGGATATAGCCATACAGGCTGGTATTGCAGGCTGCTTCCACCGGGAACGATCACTTGGAGAGGTAGTCCTGGTTGATAAGGAACAACTGGCCGACCTGGGCGCTGAGGATGATACACATTTTAAAGATTTATTTGATATAGGTTTATGGGAGATGAATCAGCCGCCCTTTACAGAAAAATGGTTGGTGAACACCTTTGAGGGCATCTCCCACCTGCCACAATTACCTAAAGCAACTGGTATTACGGTAAATCTGGTGAGCGGCAGCAAATCTACCATCCAAAAACTGGAAGAAAAGTATGCGCCCGATGTGGAAAGCATGGAAGGTGCGGCTTTTCATTATGCCTGCCTGATGGAAAAAATTCCGTTCCTGCAATTACGTAGTATTTCTAACTATGTGGAAGTAAGGGATAAAAGCAAATGGAATATCCCCCTGGCCGTTAAACAATTGAATGAAGCATTAATAAAGCAGCTAATAGCTATTAGCCTTTAG